The genomic segment AGTTTTCCTCAACACCGACGATGGTACCATATCATTCTGTCTCTTTCTCAGTCTCTTTTTGTCTCATTCTGTCTCTTTCTTAGTCTCTTTTTGTCTCATTCTGTCTCTTTCTCAGTCTCTTTTTGTCTCATTCTGTCTCTTTCTCAGTCTCTTTTTGTCTCATTCTGTCTCTTTCTCAGTCTCTTTTTTGTCTCATTCTGTCTCTTTCTCAGTCTCTTTTTTGTCTCATTCTGTCTCTTTCTCAGTCTCTTTTTGTCTCATTCTGTCTCTTTCTCAGTCTCTTTTTGTCTCATTCTGTCTCTTTCTCAGTCTCTTTTTGTCTCATTCTGTCTCTTTCTCAGTCTCTTTTTGTCTCATTCTGTCTGCCTTTGTCTCTCTATTATAAAAGCAATACAATAGTTTTCCATTGGTGTGTGGCTGGTCCGCTGGTGGCAGGAGCCTAATGTTGTAACATTCAAATTATATAATAGTTAACTATTTGATTAGAGAAAGAAATGAGGCTTATAAATGCATTTGAATTTGCAGGAGGATCATCTCTCTTATGCAATCGTGGCCAAAATATGAATAGCACAAAATTCAGTCAGTTCGTCATCAAACGCGGCTACCAATATTCTATTGATTGTTATTCAAACCACAATCTCCAGCATCACCTTGTGTTGATGTCTGTTGCATTGATATTGTAATCATTATTTAATACACTGTCGCACATACTAAATAATGAAGTCAAACCGCTGCCTGCGTGACTTTCGTTATCCTAATCACCGTGCAATTGCATGATTATTTACATACATTTACATGACAAAAACATAAATTTTGTCTCGTCCGAAAATGAAACAGTGATGTTCTAAAAATACAGCACAGCATGAGCAACATGAGCAAGTGATGCGTGAAAGAGAAATGATCCGCATCTCTGTTCAAATGATGATAACACGTTTCCGTTTGTTGATATCATGTGTTGCTCTCGTGACAACTTTTGCCATATTTATCAAGGAGCTCTTGTCTCACCATCTGAGCTTCGAGATCCTTGGTCATCAGCTTTCATAACGGTTGACAACAGCCGTCGTTAATCAGACAATACAGCTATCACAGCCTCCACAGCCCCTACAACCTCCACAGCCCCTACAGCCCCTACAACCTCCACAGCCCCTACCACCTCCACAGCCCCTACAACCTCCACAGCCCCTACAACCTCCACAGCCCCTACAGCCCCTACAACCTCCACAGCCCCTACCACCTCCACAGCCCCTACAACCTCCACAGCCCCTACAACCTCCACAGCCCCTACAGCCCCTACAACCTCCACAGCCCCTACCACCTCCACAGCCCCTACAACCTCCACAGCCCCTACAACCTCCACAGCCCCTACAGCCCCTACAACCTCCACAGCCCCTAGCACCTCCACAGCCCCTACAACCTCCACAGCCCCTACAACCTCCACAGCCCCTACAGCCCCTACAACCTCCACAGCCCCTACAACCTCCACAGCCCCTACAACCTCCACAGCCCCTACAACCTCCACAGCCCcccacagcacacacacaacccacacaaAGGCTTATAACTATAACCACTTAACTGTTCTTAAAAACTGACTCACATAATTTTTAACAAATTGTTTTATTCACTTATTTTTTTCGGTATACAAATTATATAATACAGCCATTTAAATTACAATTCAGAAAACGCGACTggtcttccccttcccccccccccccttcccctcttacATATACAAACGTAAATATTGAAATATCAACAGTAAATAGGGAACATGCAAGCCAAAGCCTGATGTAAGAAAAATGCTAAATAAAACCTCGCATGTAAGGAGAAACCTAAGCAACTCTCCACTCCAAAGTTGTGGAAATACCTCAACCGCACTTTCCTGGAAAGTGGGACCTTCAGTATCACTATGACCTTTGACCCATTCCACTCCCCCGCAGTTGGTCCGAGGTCAAAGGCTCCACTTAACTGACATCTTGATTTTGGAGGCGAAAGTTCTAAGTGTTCAGACGAGAGAGCTTTAACAAGCACATGTATTAAAAAATAAGCATATGATAAACAAAGTTTTTGGAGAACCTTTTAGATGTAATGCTTCTAAATGACGGTCAAATGTTAGGGAAAAATGTGACGAATAACATCACCATTGTCATCAATGTCTCCATCAATGTCAGCAGCATTAACACCCGTAACACCATCATCATCAGCATCAGCATTATTAATGTCACAACAACAATGTTACCAACACAGCATCAACAAAGTCACTACAATATTACCAGTATCACGCACAATGAtagcgaaatatatatatatatatatatatatatatatatatatatatatatatatatatatatataatgcaacaTACACataacacatatatacacatatatacacatatatgcacATAACATGCTACTGTGTCATAGTTACAATATATGATTATTTCAACAAATTTGACTTATTGTGTCAAAACAATCTGTGTAAAAAAAAAGATATTTCCAATCTCTCTTCCGAGTCTTACGTAATGGAAAGATGGacaaatttattcacaaaaccatACAAATCACCCTCTTAAGATTGTATGCATGATACGTGTTTTCTTGAGGTAGTTACGAACGATCCGGAGGATGTGATTGGTCCATCGAAAACGTGTAGTTGAGACAATTGTGTAACAATATTTTCTATTGGCAAGATTCAATGAAAATTCCAAAGAAGGCGGATAGAGGAATGGAAGAGGAGAAATGagtgatagagagagggatatatatatatatatatatatatatatatatatatatatatatatatatatatatatatatatatatatatatagacggaAAAGAGGCATAAGTTCGTGAAAGATGTGTAACAGAAAGAGAGGGTTATGAATCTGTTTACAAATTACATGTCAGAAGAATTGCTTGCCGGAAATAAGATAAAAAATATGTAAATTGAAGGTAAAGCAGATAGACAACTGTTTTTCACCCTGAATGAATGGGAGGTTTGATGAAAATGAGGAGTGAGTTTAAGTGCTGTTACAACTTCAATAACAAAATAATTTCCAGGtttataatttactcagtatttgttTTAATATAATCTGGACGAGGGAAGGCGAGTGTTTGCGAGGTTTACCGAGAAAATTTTAGcattttccccacacacacacaaactcacgcaaacacacacacacacacacacacacacacacacacacacacacacacacacacacacacacacacacacacacacacacacacacacacacacacaatcacgctCAACCCACACTCACACCTACACACTCATTCACTCTCATACACTTACACTAGCCCCTCAACACTCACACATTCACATTAACATCTAAAATAACAAATCCACACTTGCAAAACCACATATtcgcacacccacacatacaccgacACCCTGATACACCCACACacagttgacggttgagaggcgggaccaaagagccagagctcaacccccgcaaacacaactaggtgagtacaactaggtgagtacacacaccccacacacactcacccatacACAAAAACACACCAGTTAAGAGAATTACACAGCACGTAGAAGGTTGACTTGCCGGGGAAATTATGAAGAAATTAAAGAATTTCGACCAGGAACACATAGaactcatatggaccaataggacttCAGCATTTACATATATTCCTAACTCATTTGGCGTTCTGCCATTCTTCTTTATTCCTATTTACTCCTACGATGTTCTTTATTTTCTCGCTTTCCCCCTCACAAGCAGACAGTGAGACaccataacgtggctgaagatatgctgaccaaaccacacatcagaagatggaggaaaaatgacgtttcggtccgtcctggaccattataaagtcgtgtGGACTTGTTATTGGTCCaggtggtccaggacggaacgtCTTCTCTTGCTTCATTTTCAGacgtgtgggttgagtgtcttaaCTCAGCTTTATCGCtttccagagagagagaagacaatgAAGTGCATAGGAATAACCTAATATTTAAGTAAAGCGTATAAGCACGAGGGTACAGCAAATTTACAAGGAAAAAGAATGTCATAGAGAAGATAGGGTTACCAGAGAGAAAGAAATAGTGTCCCCAGAGCGAGACGAGAAACAAAGATTCAATTTAAAAAGCGAAATTGGTGAGCGTGAGAAGCCACAACCCAATCCTCTATTCGGCTGCTGCAGAAAGAAAGCATAATTGAAGCAATAGGTGATAAAACTGTGGATGAGAGGAAGAAGGATTATAAATTTACTGAGATTGACTTGGAAGTGAGTGAGGAGCTGCACAGTAGAATATAGGAATTATTTAACATAAAATGAGTGAAAATGCTTGCAAtcagtgtgttcgtgtgtgtgtgtgtgagtgtatttactatttgtgtctgcagaatcgagctattagctcctggtccccgcctt from the Procambarus clarkii isolate CNS0578487 chromosome 69, FALCON_Pclarkii_2.0, whole genome shotgun sequence genome contains:
- the LOC123772265 gene encoding threonine-rich protein-like, with the translated sequence MREREMIRISVQMMITRFHNTAITASTAPTTSTAPTAPTTSTAPTTSTAPTTSTAPTTSTAPTAPTTSTAPTTSTAPTTSTAPTTSTAPTAPTTSTAPTTSTAPTTSTAPTTSTAPTAPTTSTAPSTSTAPTTSTAPTTSTAPTAPTTSTAPTTSTAPTTSTAPTTSTAPHSTHTTHTKAYNYNHLTVLKN